The following are encoded in a window of Castanea sativa cultivar Marrone di Chiusa Pesio chromosome 9, ASM4071231v1 genomic DNA:
- the LOC142609500 gene encoding uncharacterized protein LOC142609500 isoform X1: MRRKCRIWWPKELALSEPLSSNFLFGWFVSSSVSLDIVVAFACSEGSLLHNQSGLEGTLHDANGNMPKFLQDKSKLSILGQHGVDLNNDGLLLSSGTKEDQRNSSICGNACVQNNRGTFRENQGHWTYGCHKYDGLLGQCTQASIGSSNWILLLNDFPEQCGGEIYRIPKLHHFHWNGQIVFQCDVHVVLYDTPSYGGHHFSLHLWNSSEQVKADFKKPKWVDELHQKQPLVDLDTVILAINSAASAKIFFERHVAPRRPVVRFFIVCRFLTFIWQLFAMSMASLSTLFYFILQLLHILLSSGSQSWIYIKSARIFRSTWISIQIRCCQILYWPIFLQDNGLRSLSCVEYAEKAALRRHSMWSSLALDVLLGNLFGWALLYNAESACWWVMNFTGEITYKSMRSSCAWLMGAPAGFKLNTELAAVLGMVSLNAIQIWSTLSVFLGFLSIYIIKGLAISGILFGMTIPAALIIDFFLLATLHISTLHWLVSLVYSTQTQALADLWRLFSGRKWNPLRQRLDSYDYTVKQHVIGSLLFTPLLLLLPTTSIFYTFFSIVNTTISLICILIEVAISVIYATPYIKIFLWLARRRRFPSGIWFEIVSCRSNLIDDTAICSPDEFDSSSENLHRNEHGGKSGILVSFLHSNFLSIGELVVPHYRNVFSGVFGSFFAKFTHGVLTGKRVASTLGTALPSPLPWMFIPYKEYWYLCYDSILACCRL, from the exons ATGAGAAGAAAGTGTAGGATATGGTGGCCGAAGGAGCTGGCATTGAGTGAACCGTTATCCTCCAATTTCTTATTTGGGTGGTTTGTGTCTTCTTCAGTTTCTCTTGACATAGTGGTAGCTTTTGCGTGTAGTGAAGGCTCTCTTTTGCATAATCAGTCTGGCCTTGAG GGGACACTTCATGATGCAAATGGGAACATGCCCAAATTTCTTCAGGATAAATCAAAGCTCTCTATACTAGGACAGCATGGTGTAGATCTTAACAATGATGGCCTGTTGTTAAGCTCCGGAAcaaaagaagatcaaagaaattCCTCAATTTGTGGCAATGCTTGCGTGCAGAACAATAGAGGTACATTTAGAGAAAACCAAGGACACTGGACTTATGGGTGCCACAAATATGATGGATTATTAGGACAATGTACACAAGCTTCTATTGGAAGCAGTAATTGGATCCTGCTGCTAAATGATTTTCCTGAACAGTGTGGTGGAGAAATTTATCGGATTCCTAAATTGCATCACTTTCATTGGAATGGGCAAATAGTGTTTCAGTGTGATGTCCAC GTAGTACTTTATGATACTCCCTCATATGGTGGTCACCATTTCTCGTTGCACCTGTGGAATTCATCTGAGCAAGTGAAAGCTGATTTCAAGAAACCCAAGTGGGTTGATGAACTTCACCAAAAGCAGCCACTAGTTGACTTG GATACAGTAATTTTGGCAATTAACAGTGCTGCTTCtgctaaaatatttttcgagAGACATGTGGCTCCTAGGAGGCCCGTTGTTCGGTTTTTTATTGTTTGCAG GTTTCTTACCTTCATTTGGCAACTATTTGCAATGTCCATGGCTTCATTATCAACTTTATTCTACTTCATTCTTCAGCTTCTCCATATTCTTTTGAGTTCTGGATCACAATCATGGATATATATTAAATCAGCAAGGATATTCAGGTCTACATGGATAAGTATTCAAATCCGCTGCTGTCAGATCTTGTATTGGCCAATCTTCCTTCAAGATAATGGCCTGAG gtCTCTATCATGCGTTGAATATGCAGAGAAAGCTGCATTACGTAGGCATTCCATGTGGTCAAGCTTGGCTCTTGATGTTCTCTTGGGAAACTTGTTTGGTTGGGCACTGTTATACAATGCAGAATCTGCTTGCTGGTGGGTTATGAACTTTACTGGTGAAATTACATACAAATCAATGCGGTCAAGTTGTGCTTGGTTGATGGGAGCCCCTGCAGGTTTCAAGTTAAACACAGAATTGGCAGCCGTTCTTGGCATGGTTTCTCTTAATGCAATCCAAATATGGTCTACCCTTTCAGTCTTTCTGGGTTTCCTTtccatttatattattaaaggACTTGCAATATCAGGGATTCTATTTGGGATGACAATACCAGCTGCTTTGATCATAGACTTTTTTTTACTAGCAACTTTGCATATCTCAACTCTTCATTGGCTGGTCTCACTTGTATATTCAACACAGACACAGGCATTAGCAGATTTGTGGCGCCTTTTCAG TGGTCGAAAATGGAATCCTCTTCGTCAGAGATTAGATAGCTATGACTACACTGTGAAGCAACATGTCATTGGATCTCTTCTGTTTACACCACTCTTACTTCTCTTACCAACTACTTCTATTTTCTATACCTTTTTTAGCATTGTGAACACAACCATCAGCCTTATATGTATACTTATTGAAGTTGCTATCTCTGTTATTTATGCGACACCTTATATCAAAATATTCCTTTGGTTGGCAAGACGAAGAAGATTTCCTTCTGGGATATGGTTTGAAATTGTATCTTGTCGGAGTAATCTGATTGATGATACTGCGATTTGTAGTCCTGATGAATTTGATTCTTCATCGGAGAATTTGCATCGTAATGAACATGGAGGGAAATCTGGTATTCTGGTTTCATTTCTACACAGCAACTTCTTGAGTATAG GAGAGCTAGTTGTCCCTCACTATAGAAATGTCTTCTCTGGggtttttggttctttttttgctaaatttaCTCATGGTGTCCTCACTGGGAAAAG GGTAGCTTCTACATTGGGTACTGCTCTTCCTTCGCCATTGCCATGGATGTTCATCCCCTACAAAGAGTATTGGTATCTCTGCTATGATTCAATTCTTGCCTGCTGCAGATTGTGA
- the LOC142609500 gene encoding N-acetylglucosaminyl-phosphatidylinositol biosynthetic protein gpi1 isoform X2, which translates to MSTYVRHDGYFFSFLIIVVLYDTPSYGGHHFSLHLWNSSEQVKADFKKPKWVDELHQKQPLVDLDTVILAINSAASAKIFFERHVAPRRPVVRFFIVCRFLTFIWQLFAMSMASLSTLFYFILQLLHILLSSGSQSWIYIKSARIFRSTWISIQIRCCQILYWPIFLQDNGLRSLSCVEYAEKAALRRHSMWSSLALDVLLGNLFGWALLYNAESACWWVMNFTGEITYKSMRSSCAWLMGAPAGFKLNTELAAVLGMVSLNAIQIWSTLSVFLGFLSIYIIKGLAISGILFGMTIPAALIIDFFLLATLHISTLHWLVSLVYSTQTQALADLWRLFSGRKWNPLRQRLDSYDYTVKQHVIGSLLFTPLLLLLPTTSIFYTFFSIVNTTISLICILIEVAISVIYATPYIKIFLWLARRRRFPSGIWFEIVSCRSNLIDDTAICSPDEFDSSSENLHRNEHGGKSGILVSFLHSNFLSIGELVVPHYRNVFSGVFGSFFAKFTHGVLTGKRVASTLGTALPSPLPWMFIPYKEYWYLCYDSILACCRL; encoded by the exons ATGTCCACGTATGTAAGACATGATGgctactttttttcttttttgataatc GTAGTACTTTATGATACTCCCTCATATGGTGGTCACCATTTCTCGTTGCACCTGTGGAATTCATCTGAGCAAGTGAAAGCTGATTTCAAGAAACCCAAGTGGGTTGATGAACTTCACCAAAAGCAGCCACTAGTTGACTTG GATACAGTAATTTTGGCAATTAACAGTGCTGCTTCtgctaaaatatttttcgagAGACATGTGGCTCCTAGGAGGCCCGTTGTTCGGTTTTTTATTGTTTGCAG GTTTCTTACCTTCATTTGGCAACTATTTGCAATGTCCATGGCTTCATTATCAACTTTATTCTACTTCATTCTTCAGCTTCTCCATATTCTTTTGAGTTCTGGATCACAATCATGGATATATATTAAATCAGCAAGGATATTCAGGTCTACATGGATAAGTATTCAAATCCGCTGCTGTCAGATCTTGTATTGGCCAATCTTCCTTCAAGATAATGGCCTGAG gtCTCTATCATGCGTTGAATATGCAGAGAAAGCTGCATTACGTAGGCATTCCATGTGGTCAAGCTTGGCTCTTGATGTTCTCTTGGGAAACTTGTTTGGTTGGGCACTGTTATACAATGCAGAATCTGCTTGCTGGTGGGTTATGAACTTTACTGGTGAAATTACATACAAATCAATGCGGTCAAGTTGTGCTTGGTTGATGGGAGCCCCTGCAGGTTTCAAGTTAAACACAGAATTGGCAGCCGTTCTTGGCATGGTTTCTCTTAATGCAATCCAAATATGGTCTACCCTTTCAGTCTTTCTGGGTTTCCTTtccatttatattattaaaggACTTGCAATATCAGGGATTCTATTTGGGATGACAATACCAGCTGCTTTGATCATAGACTTTTTTTTACTAGCAACTTTGCATATCTCAACTCTTCATTGGCTGGTCTCACTTGTATATTCAACACAGACACAGGCATTAGCAGATTTGTGGCGCCTTTTCAG TGGTCGAAAATGGAATCCTCTTCGTCAGAGATTAGATAGCTATGACTACACTGTGAAGCAACATGTCATTGGATCTCTTCTGTTTACACCACTCTTACTTCTCTTACCAACTACTTCTATTTTCTATACCTTTTTTAGCATTGTGAACACAACCATCAGCCTTATATGTATACTTATTGAAGTTGCTATCTCTGTTATTTATGCGACACCTTATATCAAAATATTCCTTTGGTTGGCAAGACGAAGAAGATTTCCTTCTGGGATATGGTTTGAAATTGTATCTTGTCGGAGTAATCTGATTGATGATACTGCGATTTGTAGTCCTGATGAATTTGATTCTTCATCGGAGAATTTGCATCGTAATGAACATGGAGGGAAATCTGGTATTCTGGTTTCATTTCTACACAGCAACTTCTTGAGTATAG GAGAGCTAGTTGTCCCTCACTATAGAAATGTCTTCTCTGGggtttttggttctttttttgctaaatttaCTCATGGTGTCCTCACTGGGAAAAG GGTAGCTTCTACATTGGGTACTGCTCTTCCTTCGCCATTGCCATGGATGTTCATCCCCTACAAAGAGTATTGGTATCTCTGCTATGATTCAATTCTTGCCTGCTGCAGATTGTGA
- the LOC142609500 gene encoding N-acetylglucosaminyl-phosphatidylinositol biosynthetic protein gpi1 isoform X3, with protein sequence MSTYVVLYDTPSYGGHHFSLHLWNSSEQVKADFKKPKWVDELHQKQPLVDLDTVILAINSAASAKIFFERHVAPRRPVVRFFIVCRFLTFIWQLFAMSMASLSTLFYFILQLLHILLSSGSQSWIYIKSARIFRSTWISIQIRCCQILYWPIFLQDNGLRSLSCVEYAEKAALRRHSMWSSLALDVLLGNLFGWALLYNAESACWWVMNFTGEITYKSMRSSCAWLMGAPAGFKLNTELAAVLGMVSLNAIQIWSTLSVFLGFLSIYIIKGLAISGILFGMTIPAALIIDFFLLATLHISTLHWLVSLVYSTQTQALADLWRLFSGRKWNPLRQRLDSYDYTVKQHVIGSLLFTPLLLLLPTTSIFYTFFSIVNTTISLICILIEVAISVIYATPYIKIFLWLARRRRFPSGIWFEIVSCRSNLIDDTAICSPDEFDSSSENLHRNEHGGKSGILVSFLHSNFLSIGELVVPHYRNVFSGVFGSFFAKFTHGVLTGKRVASTLGTALPSPLPWMFIPYKEYWYLCYDSILACCRL encoded by the exons ATGTCCACGTAT GTAGTACTTTATGATACTCCCTCATATGGTGGTCACCATTTCTCGTTGCACCTGTGGAATTCATCTGAGCAAGTGAAAGCTGATTTCAAGAAACCCAAGTGGGTTGATGAACTTCACCAAAAGCAGCCACTAGTTGACTTG GATACAGTAATTTTGGCAATTAACAGTGCTGCTTCtgctaaaatatttttcgagAGACATGTGGCTCCTAGGAGGCCCGTTGTTCGGTTTTTTATTGTTTGCAG GTTTCTTACCTTCATTTGGCAACTATTTGCAATGTCCATGGCTTCATTATCAACTTTATTCTACTTCATTCTTCAGCTTCTCCATATTCTTTTGAGTTCTGGATCACAATCATGGATATATATTAAATCAGCAAGGATATTCAGGTCTACATGGATAAGTATTCAAATCCGCTGCTGTCAGATCTTGTATTGGCCAATCTTCCTTCAAGATAATGGCCTGAG gtCTCTATCATGCGTTGAATATGCAGAGAAAGCTGCATTACGTAGGCATTCCATGTGGTCAAGCTTGGCTCTTGATGTTCTCTTGGGAAACTTGTTTGGTTGGGCACTGTTATACAATGCAGAATCTGCTTGCTGGTGGGTTATGAACTTTACTGGTGAAATTACATACAAATCAATGCGGTCAAGTTGTGCTTGGTTGATGGGAGCCCCTGCAGGTTTCAAGTTAAACACAGAATTGGCAGCCGTTCTTGGCATGGTTTCTCTTAATGCAATCCAAATATGGTCTACCCTTTCAGTCTTTCTGGGTTTCCTTtccatttatattattaaaggACTTGCAATATCAGGGATTCTATTTGGGATGACAATACCAGCTGCTTTGATCATAGACTTTTTTTTACTAGCAACTTTGCATATCTCAACTCTTCATTGGCTGGTCTCACTTGTATATTCAACACAGACACAGGCATTAGCAGATTTGTGGCGCCTTTTCAG TGGTCGAAAATGGAATCCTCTTCGTCAGAGATTAGATAGCTATGACTACACTGTGAAGCAACATGTCATTGGATCTCTTCTGTTTACACCACTCTTACTTCTCTTACCAACTACTTCTATTTTCTATACCTTTTTTAGCATTGTGAACACAACCATCAGCCTTATATGTATACTTATTGAAGTTGCTATCTCTGTTATTTATGCGACACCTTATATCAAAATATTCCTTTGGTTGGCAAGACGAAGAAGATTTCCTTCTGGGATATGGTTTGAAATTGTATCTTGTCGGAGTAATCTGATTGATGATACTGCGATTTGTAGTCCTGATGAATTTGATTCTTCATCGGAGAATTTGCATCGTAATGAACATGGAGGGAAATCTGGTATTCTGGTTTCATTTCTACACAGCAACTTCTTGAGTATAG GAGAGCTAGTTGTCCCTCACTATAGAAATGTCTTCTCTGGggtttttggttctttttttgctaaatttaCTCATGGTGTCCTCACTGGGAAAAG GGTAGCTTCTACATTGGGTACTGCTCTTCCTTCGCCATTGCCATGGATGTTCATCCCCTACAAAGAGTATTGGTATCTCTGCTATGATTCAATTCTTGCCTGCTGCAGATTGTGA